From the Desulfovibrio sp. JY genome, one window contains:
- a CDS encoding RNA methyltransferase, whose product MLEHLSIVLFRPKFSENVGAAARACANMGVSRLLLVDPPAFDLDRARPMATSKGGLLLEKLEFYPTLDAAVAGAELVFGTTARLGGWRTGVISPEQAAVSACPTLAAGGNVAVVFGPEDAGLSNQETQLCGRLVNIPTSDEATSLNLAQAVLVMCYEMFKATTGHVGEPAGPTPARTVTHAEREALFAALRRTLLSIDFIKPDNPEYWMLPVRRFIDRVGLKRQEYSLLMGVCRQIKWALGSGGKRDQAD is encoded by the coding sequence ATGCTCGAACATCTCTCCATCGTCCTTTTTCGGCCCAAGTTCTCCGAAAATGTCGGCGCGGCGGCCAGGGCCTGCGCCAACATGGGCGTTTCGCGTTTGCTTTTGGTCGACCCGCCGGCCTTTGACCTGGACCGGGCGCGCCCCATGGCCACGAGCAAGGGTGGGCTGTTGCTGGAGAAGCTGGAATTTTACCCGACCCTGGACGCGGCCGTGGCCGGGGCGGAGCTGGTTTTCGGCACCACGGCGCGGCTTGGCGGCTGGCGCACCGGGGTCATAAGCCCCGAGCAGGCGGCGGTTTCGGCCTGCCCCACGCTGGCGGCCGGCGGCAACGTGGCCGTGGTGTTCGGTCCCGAGGACGCGGGGCTTTCCAACCAGGAAACCCAACTGTGCGGCCGGCTGGTCAACATCCCCACCTCGGACGAGGCCACCTCGCTCAATCTGGCCCAGGCCGTGCTCGTCATGTGCTACGAGATGTTCAAGGCGACAACGGGCCACGTTGGTGAACCGGCCGGTCCGACGCCGGCGCGCACGGTCACCCATGCCGAGCGGGAAGCGCTTTTCGCGGCGCTTCGTCGGACGCTTTTGTCCATCGACTTCATCAAGCCCGACAATCCGGAGTACTGGATGCTGCCGGTGCGGCGCTTCATCGACCGCGTGGGCCTCAAGCGCCAGGAATACAGCCTGCTGATGGGCGTGTGCCGCCAGATCAAGTGGGCGCTCGGCTCGGGCGGCAAAAGGGATCAAGCGGACTAG
- a CDS encoding DUF362 domain-containing protein, with product MSDAAPREPAKVYFADLRARAANKNRTAKIKKLFEAAGFDNIIARGDLTAIKAHFGERGCDTHISPTHARTVVERIKACGGRPFVTDTNTLYSGARHNSVDHIATAVEHGFDYAVLGAPVIIADGLDSTNIVEVAIPGKHFDKVKIAGDIARADALIVLSHFKGHELAGFGGAVKNLGMGCAARAGKQDQHCVRFVVEPKKCIGCGQCVAVCPAGAATMQDKKAVIEKAICIGCGECLTVCPKKAMRIDWHTEIVPFMERLVEYAYGAVAGKHGKAGFFNFLTNITPDCDCVPWSDAPIVPDIGFLASSDPVALDKACLDLVNGQAACPDCQLEHGLGAGEDKFAALWKWTRGDVTFTHGAAMGLGTPEYELIKVV from the coding sequence ATGAGTGACGCCGCGCCGCGTGAGCCGGCCAAGGTCTATTTCGCCGATCTGCGGGCCCGCGCCGCCAACAAGAACCGCACGGCCAAGATCAAAAAACTGTTCGAGGCGGCGGGCTTCGACAACATCATCGCCAGGGGCGATCTGACCGCCATCAAGGCCCATTTCGGGGAACGCGGCTGCGACACCCACATAAGCCCCACCCACGCCCGGACCGTGGTCGAACGGATCAAGGCCTGCGGCGGCCGGCCCTTCGTCACCGACACCAACACCCTCTACTCCGGCGCCCGCCACAATTCCGTGGACCACATCGCCACGGCCGTGGAGCACGGCTTCGACTACGCGGTGCTCGGCGCGCCGGTCATCATCGCCGACGGCCTGGACAGCACCAACATCGTGGAGGTGGCAATTCCGGGCAAGCACTTCGACAAGGTGAAGATCGCCGGCGACATCGCCCGGGCCGACGCCCTGATCGTGCTGTCCCATTTCAAGGGCCACGAGCTGGCCGGCTTCGGCGGCGCGGTCAAGAACCTGGGCATGGGCTGCGCCGCGCGCGCCGGCAAGCAGGACCAGCACTGCGTGCGTTTCGTCGTGGAGCCGAAAAAATGCATCGGCTGCGGCCAGTGCGTGGCGGTCTGCCCGGCCGGAGCGGCCACCATGCAGGACAAAAAAGCCGTCATCGAAAAGGCGATCTGCATCGGCTGCGGCGAATGCCTGACCGTGTGCCCGAAAAAGGCCATGCGCATCGACTGGCACACCGAGATCGTGCCCTTCATGGAGCGGCTGGTGGAATACGCCTACGGCGCGGTAGCCGGAAAACACGGCAAGGCGGGCTTTTTCAACTTTCTGACCAACATCACCCCGGACTGCGACTGCGTGCCCTGGTCCGACGCGCCCATCGTGCCGGACATCGGCTTTCTGGCCTCCAGCGACCCGGTGGCCCTGGACAAGGCCTGCCTGGACCTCGTCAATGGGCAGGCGGCCTGCCCGGACTGCCAGCTCGAGCACGGCCTCGGCGCCGGCGAGGACAAATTCGCGGCGCTTTGGAAGTGGACGCGCGGCGACGTGACCTTCACCCACGGCGCGGCCATGGGGCTCGGCACCCCGGAATACGAGCTGATCAAGGTCGTCTGA
- a CDS encoding mechanosensitive ion channel, which translates to MPRRDVIFLLVLLLALIAGPVALHADDSNEWSMVMDTLRKQDKMVHDRLDAFKARHAKEVLDRDRQVDALVHERAKLALWQATASDPWEIRDLLAGFARLRFAVERLSQRPEQTWTSLEQNVAMLDTYRDRLLEITRQQIPEQYRQALLPSRNSIAALTAELSALRDSIGAETGPLRELAAQIKAAEESLQAALTPAWKAYYTEVFPTPLSPFFLTYLHQELEDWDLGLGLCRELLHTRHNQLALLRGGMTGGAFALAVFALALLGEWLAVRRGFPRPSRATLRKAGVCLAVGVFFIVMSRRAPFFLFTCLSSVGEIMMAAALVYLSRLRLTETLGVALPPVLWPTWRIFSLGLLLEAARVPEPIMAPIFGVILCLSAWAFHARHNRTPEGQRLERGLTQALTYLLPVLAFLALVGLPQTAVLMASSLFYIALALRFASHTTHIFSRHEPQRHPGVGAALLGVAAEAGFPFFFLLYLFLFLWLLSTQYGGEDIFLELLTTETHVESVGISLKKLVSLMAGYYAVRALISLSATFIANATGRRRSTERVAKASLLTINTYVWWGLYAIFIMTVLGLSLTSIAVVAGGLSVGIGFGLQTMVNNFISGLILLFGRSVQAGDTIQLGDAWGVVKEVNIRNTEVLTFENATVFVPNSELISGKIVNWSHRDPSVRRDICVGVAYGSDTALVREKLLAAAETCPVVLGNPPPQVLHWDFGASTLDFRLRVWLADVSGAVAATCAIREAIDRLFREAGIEIAFPQSDLHLRSAPVLEDYLKTRQEEDGRRMSDLADRVSALERKTGGREASPARPKEDTSHE; encoded by the coding sequence ATGCCCCGCCGCGACGTCATCTTCCTGCTCGTCTTGCTGCTGGCCCTGATCGCCGGTCCTGTGGCGCTTCACGCCGACGACAGCAACGAATGGAGCATGGTCATGGATACCCTGCGCAAGCAGGATAAGATGGTCCATGACCGCCTCGACGCCTTCAAGGCGCGTCATGCCAAGGAAGTGCTCGACCGGGACAGGCAGGTGGATGCGCTGGTCCATGAACGGGCCAAGCTGGCCTTGTGGCAGGCCACGGCTTCGGACCCATGGGAAATCCGCGACCTGCTGGCCGGATTTGCCCGGCTCCGTTTCGCGGTGGAACGCCTGAGCCAGCGGCCGGAGCAGACCTGGACCAGTCTGGAGCAGAACGTGGCCATGCTCGACACCTACCGGGACAGGCTGCTGGAAATCACCCGGCAGCAAATCCCCGAGCAGTATCGGCAAGCGCTCCTGCCCTCGCGCAATTCCATCGCCGCCCTCACCGCCGAACTCTCGGCCCTGCGCGATTCCATAGGGGCGGAAACCGGCCCCCTGCGCGAGCTGGCCGCCCAGATCAAGGCCGCCGAGGAATCCCTCCAGGCCGCCCTGACGCCCGCCTGGAAAGCCTATTACACGGAAGTGTTCCCCACGCCCCTGTCCCCCTTCTTCCTGACCTATCTTCACCAGGAATTGGAGGACTGGGACCTCGGGCTCGGGCTCTGCCGGGAACTGCTACACACCCGCCACAACCAGCTCGCGCTCCTGCGCGGCGGCATGACCGGCGGCGCCTTCGCCCTGGCCGTGTTCGCCCTGGCCCTGCTTGGCGAGTGGCTGGCGGTACGGCGCGGTTTTCCCCGGCCTTCGCGGGCGACCCTGCGCAAAGCCGGAGTCTGCCTGGCGGTGGGGGTATTTTTTATCGTCATGTCCCGACGCGCGCCGTTTTTCCTTTTCACGTGTCTGTCCTCGGTTGGCGAAATCATGATGGCCGCCGCCCTGGTCTATCTGTCGCGGCTGCGCCTGACGGAAACGCTCGGCGTGGCGTTGCCGCCGGTACTGTGGCCCACCTGGCGCATTTTTTCCCTGGGCCTGCTGCTCGAGGCCGCCCGCGTCCCCGAACCGATCATGGCCCCCATTTTCGGCGTAATCCTGTGCCTGTCGGCCTGGGCCTTCCACGCCCGCCACAACCGCACCCCAGAGGGACAGCGCCTGGAGCGCGGCCTGACACAGGCCCTGACCTACCTGCTGCCGGTGCTGGCCTTCCTCGCCCTGGTCGGCCTGCCCCAGACCGCCGTGCTGATGGCCTCGTCGCTTTTCTACATCGCCCTGGCCCTGCGCTTCGCCTCCCATACCACGCACATCTTCAGCCGCCACGAACCCCAGCGGCATCCGGGGGTGGGGGCCGCGCTGCTCGGCGTGGCGGCCGAGGCCGGTTTTCCCTTTTTCTTCCTGCTCTATCTGTTCTTGTTTTTGTGGCTGCTGTCGACCCAATACGGCGGCGAGGATATTTTCCTGGAGCTGCTCACCACCGAAACCCATGTCGAGTCCGTGGGCATCAGCCTCAAAAAGCTGGTGAGCCTCATGGCCGGCTACTACGCCGTGCGGGCGCTTATTTCCCTGTCCGCCACCTTCATCGCCAACGCGACCGGCCGGCGGCGCAGCACGGAACGCGTGGCCAAGGCCTCGCTTCTGACCATCAACACCTATGTCTGGTGGGGCCTTTACGCCATTTTCATCATGACGGTGCTCGGGCTGTCCCTGACCAGCATCGCGGTGGTGGCCGGCGGCCTGTCGGTCGGCATCGGCTTCGGTTTGCAGACCATGGTCAACAATTTCATCAGCGGCCTGATCCTGCTGTTCGGCCGTTCCGTCCAGGCCGGGGACACCATCCAGCTCGGAGACGCCTGGGGCGTGGTCAAGGAGGTCAACATCCGCAACACCGAGGTGCTGACCTTCGAAAACGCCACGGTGTTCGTGCCCAACTCGGAGCTTATTTCCGGCAAGATCGTCAACTGGAGCCACCGGGACCCGAGCGTGCGCCGCGACATCTGCGTGGGCGTGGCCTACGGCTCGGACACGGCGCTGGTGCGCGAGAAGCTTTTGGCCGCCGCCGAAACCTGCCCGGTCGTGCTCGGCAATCCGCCGCCCCAGGTGCTGCACTGGGATTTCGGGGCCAGCACCCTGGATTTCCGCCTGCGGGTGTGGCTGGCCGACGTGTCCGGCGCGGTGGCGGCCACCTGCGCCATCCGCGAGGCCATCGACCGGCTTTTCCGGGAAGCCGGCATCGAGATCGCCTTTCCCCAGTCCGACCTGCATCTGCGCTCGGCGCCGGTGCTGGAGGACTACCTGAAAACCCGCCAGGAAGAGGACGGGCGGCGGATGTCCGATCTCGCCGACCGGGTCTCGGCCCTGGAACGCAAAACCGGCGGACGCGAGGCAAGCCCCGCCCGCCCGAAAGAGGATACGTCCCATGAGTGA
- a CDS encoding MdtA/MuxA family multidrug efflux RND transporter periplasmic adaptor subunit — translation MPIRTDGRAARGPIRFLVLLAVLVLAAGALWRLDECSGEARPPGPPPGMSMAVAVTTVAARLGDAPVTLSGIGTVTPLKTVTVKSRVDGELTKVLFKEGQHVKAGELLAQIDPRAFEAQRDQYEGQLAKDTALLQNARADLARYTNLVQKDMLAGQTKDTQASLVRQYEGAVRSDKAQIDNANLQIEYSRITAPISGRVGLRQIDPGNMIRAADSSGLCVITQMSPISVLFTLPEDQLPAVRKRMRTGEKLSVAAYDRTMTEKLAEGSLETTDNQIDTATGTVKLRAIFPNTDETLFPNQFVNAELLLEKKKGVVLLPASAVLRGPKGAHVFVVGKDDTVSDRAVTTGMTVGTDLVVASGITPDETVVVEGADRLRDGAKVVIKNPGSAAADKS, via the coding sequence ATGCCGATACGTACCGACGGTCGGGCCGCGCGTGGGCCCATCAGATTTCTGGTTCTTCTGGCGGTTCTGGTGCTGGCCGCAGGGGCGCTGTGGCGTTTGGACGAGTGTTCGGGCGAGGCCCGGCCTCCGGGACCGCCGCCCGGGATGTCCATGGCGGTGGCCGTGACCACGGTCGCGGCCAGGCTCGGCGACGCGCCCGTGACCCTCTCCGGCATCGGCACGGTCACGCCGCTGAAAACCGTCACGGTCAAAAGCCGGGTGGACGGCGAGCTGACCAAGGTGCTGTTCAAGGAAGGCCAGCACGTCAAGGCCGGCGAATTGCTGGCCCAGATCGACCCGCGCGCCTTCGAGGCCCAGCGCGACCAGTACGAAGGCCAGCTGGCCAAGGACACGGCCCTGCTGCAAAACGCCCGGGCCGATCTGGCGCGCTACACCAATCTGGTCCAAAAGGACATGCTGGCCGGTCAGACCAAGGACACCCAGGCGTCGCTCGTGCGCCAGTACGAGGGCGCGGTGCGCTCGGACAAGGCCCAGATCGACAACGCCAATCTCCAGATCGAGTACAGTCGCATCACGGCCCCCATTTCCGGCCGGGTGGGCCTGCGCCAGATCGATCCAGGCAACATGATCCGGGCCGCCGACTCCTCCGGGCTTTGCGTCATCACCCAGATGTCGCCCATAAGCGTGCTGTTCACCTTGCCCGAGGACCAGCTTCCGGCCGTGCGCAAGCGCATGCGCACCGGGGAAAAGCTGTCGGTTGCCGCCTATGACCGCACCATGACCGAAAAACTGGCCGAGGGCAGTCTGGAGACCACGGACAACCAGATCGACACCGCCACGGGCACGGTCAAGCTGCGGGCCATATTCCCCAATACCGACGAGACGCTTTTCCCCAACCAGTTCGTCAACGCCGAGCTGCTCCTGGAAAAGAAAAAGGGCGTGGTCCTGCTGCCGGCTTCGGCCGTACTGCGCGGCCCCAAGGGGGCGCACGTGTTCGTGGTCGGCAAGGACGATACCGTCAGCGACCGCGCCGTGACCACGGGCATGACCGTGGGCACGGACCTCGTGGTGGCCTCCGGAATCACCCCGGACGAGACGGTGGTGGTCGAGGGCGCGGACAGGCTGCGCGACGGCGCGAAAGTGGTCATCAAAAACCCGGGCAGCGCGGCGGCCGACAAATCATGA